In Neodiprion pinetum isolate iyNeoPine1 chromosome 6, iyNeoPine1.2, whole genome shotgun sequence, one genomic interval encodes:
- the Uros1 gene encoding uroporphyrinogen-III synthase, giving the protein MSVARGKVLLCKAKAQGEPEEGEKDYVTVLESAGFSCTQLPVLRFEFINLKKLRALLVQNSYSGLILTSPRSAEAVKLSLEQGEAWLESIFSHIWKNLPIYCIGPTTERVARNILGLQRYCGSESGNAEELAKFIINEMQSASDNPEARPLLYPCSAIARDTMSTTLEAGGITMQKLPVYKTLPSKTLQTDLNDILSNSLPEYVVFFSPSAVRYVTNVIKRNRSEKLIEQMKFVAIGPVTEKALVEAGLKVYATSRQPDPIALSNALQNMLVKK; this is encoded by the exons ATGTCGGTAGCTCGGGGTAAAGTTTTACTCTGTAAGGCCAAGGCGCAGGGTGAACCAGAGGAAGGGGAGAAAGACTATGTGACGGTTCTCGAATCAGCAGGATTTTCATGCACGCAACTACCCGTTTTACGATTTGAATTTATCAACCTTAAGAAGCTGCGGGCTCTCcttgttcaaaattcatacTCAG GTTTGATTCTTACGAGTCCTCGCAGCGCAGAAGCTGTGAAACTTTCTCTCGAACAGGGAGAAGCATGGTTGGAGTCCATCTTTAGccatatttggaaaaatctgCCCATCTACTGCATAGGTCCAACGACAGAACGAGTGGCTAGAAATATTCTCGGTTTACAACGTTATTGTGGTTCTGAATCAGGCAATGCCGAAGAGCTAGCTAAGTTCATAATAAACGAAATGCAATCTGCAAGTGATAATCCTGAAGCAAGGCCTCTTTTGTACCCCTGCAGTGCTATTGCACGCGATACAATGTCAACTACTCTCGAAGCTGGTGGTATAACAATGCAGAAATTACCTGTCTACAAAACTCTACCCAGCAAAACGTTACAAACGGACTTAAACGATATCCTTAGCAACTCGCTACCTGAGTATGTAGTTTTTTTCAGTCCCTCTGCTGTGAGGTATGTTACAAACGTGATTAAACGAAATAGATCGGAAAAATTGATTGagcaaatgaaatttgtaGCTATTGGTCCTGTGACCGAAAAAGCTCTTGTCGAAGCTGGCTTAAAAGTATACGCAACATCTCGCCAACCTGATCCTATCGCGTTATCAAATGCGCTTCAGAATATGCTAGTTAAAAAATGA
- the LOC124222380 gene encoding zinc finger protein 493, with amino-acid sequence MESTSPVNIEWLENKLTVSNKIKPLTNKIEPHFVSVKEEVNLFEENSYSKHPGPRTNLLECLKKHKINQNTCTLPPIQNQNQITATNSSFKTMSQVHEIVPNDRQEDNERIDSRCQVDIIDMRSDQVLDYKFILVYEDQASKFVILRPLRSKDMNAVVTELFDILTIIGPPRVLQSGNGREFASEIVHELRSSWTDLLMVHGNVQMSTTSTKRDFTKLLKTWLVQNPGKTWHDGLKFVQINENTTLHCESDKTPHELLFLNNRNGAFNVSIGTNHTMQTIWCEEDWHKVMDDQKRSTVNNDHAKLLGDHSSRRHTSSCLVVENDENFLAKDDSNDQSSNTIEKRTRRSFANSDNSSGFKFVNVKNGSPLHVTQLDDSLSETEASVTCHTKSKQRDKYQLKCKICQKRYMKLGHLKNHMRSHTKASDYECTICCKKYRLLTVYEKHMRRFHNSDETSSSVTDAGAKDLGSGTEENFYPKKKLQVEETRDNTASHDHSKEANKVGKRSSRSVGKKLSKEVRSTRLNGSPLLECSYCQQKFDFPSVLKRHVRSHTNERPYVCKVCNKSFKQLGHLSQHSLTHTDYRSFQCATCNIKFESLDSLKIHTQSHRGDSLLYRPKEVYRLFECDNCKKVFTTKSVLERHIFTHTHERQFGCKVCGKRFKQAGHVKSHMLVHTGERKFECTVCSKRFSLSNSLKKHMYIHNGEKPYQCDVCGARFLEKRNLNGHLMTHTNERPFSCNICGKRYTLADTLRRHISAAHEDGRTYQCEICAKMFKQLAHLYVHKKVHTDERPYQCHLCEKNFKHKNVLKSHLAIHANLRPFECDVCKATFVRKTNLQTHIASAHMNERPYVCTICNKRFKQVSHLNGHVVVHSNSMPYQCDFCDRRCNRLDNLKKHMRLHTKTKE; translated from the exons ATGGAAAGTACATCCCCAGTCAATATTGAATGGTTGGAAAACAAACTGACTGTGTCAAACAAGATAAAACCTTTAACGAATAAGATTGAACCTCATTTCGTGTCTGTGAAAGAAGaggtaaatttatttgaagaaaattcatattcaaaGCATCCTGGGCCACGAACTAATTTACTTGAATGCTTGAAAAAGcataaaattaatcaaaacACTTGCACTCTACCGCCAATACAGAACCAGAACCAAATTACT GCTACCAATTCGAGCTTTAAGACAATGAGTCAGGTTCATGAAATTGTGCCAAATGATAGGCAAGAAGATAATGAAAGGATAGATTCTCGATGTCAAGTTGACATCATTGACATGAGGAGTGATCAAGTTTTAGACTACAAATTTATTCTTGTTTATGAAGATCAGGCATCCAAATTTGTTATACTTCGCCCATTGAGAAGCAAAGATATGAATGCCGTGGTAACAGAATTGTTTGATATCTTAACAATCATTGGACCACCTCGAGTTTTACAGAGTGGAAACGGAAGAGAGTTTGCTAGTGAAATCGTTCATGAGTTGAGGTCGTCGTGGACGGACCTATTAATGGTACATGGTAATGTTCAGATGTCTACCACTAGTACTAAGCGAGATTTTACCAAACTTTTAAAAACCTGGCTTGTACAAAATCCTGGTAAAACATGGCACGATGGGTTGAAGTTTGttcaaataaatgaaaatacaacATTGCATTGCGAGTCTGATAAAACTCCTCACGAATTGTTATTTCTCAACAATCGTAATGGTGCCTTTAATGTTTCCATTGGTACAAACCACACTATGCAAACAATATGGTGCGAGGAAGATTGGCACAAAGTAATGGATGATCAAAAGCGGAGTACAGTAAATAATGATCATGCAAAATTACTTGGAGATCATTCTAGCCGAAGACACACGAGCAGCTGCTTGGTTGTTGAAAACGATGAAAAT TTTCTCGCAAAGGATGATAGCAACGATCAAAGTAGCAATACAATTGAAAAGAGAACCAGACGATCCTTTGCCAATTCTGATAACTCCAGTGGatttaaatttgtaaatgTTAAAAATGGGAGCCCGTTGCACGTTACACAATTAGATGACTCACTATCAGAAACAGAAGCAAGCGTAACTTGTCATACTAAATCAAAACAGCGTGATAAATATCagttaaaatgtaaaatatgcCAAAAACGATACATGAAGTTGGGCCATCTGAAGAATCATATGAGATCACATACGAAAGCAAGTGATTACGAATGTACAatttgttgcaaaaaatatcGCCTCCTAACGGTTTACGAAAAGCATATGCGGCGTTTCCACAATTCAGATGAAACTTCATCAAGCGTCACAGATGCTGGAGCGAAAGATCTTGGTAGTGGTacagaagaaaatttttacccaaaaaaaaaacttcaggTTGAGGAAACACGTGACAATACTGCGTCACACGATCATAGTAAAGAAGCAAATAAAGTTGGGAAACGATCGAGTCGGTCAGTTGGTAAGAAATTATCAAAGGAGGTCAGATCTACCAGGTTGAATGGCTCACCGTTATTAGAATGCAGCTATTGCCAGCAGAAGTTTGACTTTCCGAGTGTTTTGAAAAGGCATGTGAGATCGCATACTAATGAACGCCCATATGTCTGCAAAGTTTGCAATAAGAGTTTTAAACAATTGGGACACCTCAGCCAGCACTCACTGACTCATACAGATTATCGTTCCTTCCAGTGCGCGACatgtaatataaaatttgaatcattGGACAGTTTGAAGATCCACACGCAATCGCATCGAGGTGATTCCCTGTTGTACAGGCCTAAAGAAGTATATCGATTGTTTGAATGCGATAATTGCAAAAAAGTATTCACAACCAAAAGCGTTCTGGAGAGgcatatatttacacatacTCATGAACGACAGTTCGGCTGTAAAGTATGTGGAAAAAGGTTTAAGCAGGCTGGCCACGTTAAGTCACATATGTTGGTACATACAGGGGAGCGAAAGTTCGAGTGTACGGTTTGCTCAAAGAGATTTAGCCTTTCGAACTCCCTCAAAAAACATATGTACATTCACAATGGTGAGAAGCCCTATCAGTGCGACGTTTGTGGTGCtcgttttctggaaaaacgaaatttgaatGGTCACTTAATGACTCATACAAATGAACGACCCTTTTCCTGCAACATTTGTGGCAAGAGATATACCCTTGCAGACACTCTCAGGCGTCACATAAGCGCGGCTCACGAGGATGGGAGGACATACCAGTGCGAGATCTGTGCTAAAATGTTTAAACAGTTGGCGCAtttgtatgtacataaaaaGGTTCATACAGATGAACGGCCTTATCAATGTCACctgtgtgagaaaaattttaagcaTAAGAATGTTTTAAAATCACACTTGGCGATACATGCAAACTTGCGACCCTTTGAATGTGATGTTTGTAAGGCCACATTTGTAAGGAAAACTAATCTCCAAACTCACATAGCTTCTGCACACATGAACGAACGGCCATATGTGTGCACAATTTGTAACAAACGATTTAAACAAGTCAGCCACTTGAACGGTCACGTTGTTGTTCATAGTAATTCCATGCCTTACCAGTGTGACTTTTGTGATCGACGTTGCAACAGGTTGGATAACTTGAAAAAGCATATGCGTCTACACACTAAAACTAAAGAATAA